One genomic window of Campylobacter fetus subsp. fetus includes the following:
- a CDS encoding transglycosylase domain-containing protein has product MKHIFGFFTIIAIAIFAALIYFYSQIRVDISAIVEYKPKLTTQIFDRNGDLVANVFDEENRQYAKYQEIPPRVVEALVAVEDTSFFEHGGINVEAIFRAAIKDIKAMSLVEGASTLTQQLIKNMVLTRDKKFTRKLKEVILAFKIEEDLTKEEIIERYLNQVYFGHGYYGIKTAALGYFKKELNELTIKETAILVGLPKAPSNYDPTRHIDLSLSRANGVITRLYALGWISENEYAQALKETPVVYDETLTQNRAPYLVDETLKEAYKIFPDIKYGGYKITLNADLKVQEIAQNALKFGYNEILKRDKNADQNYLNGAMIVTNPTNGEILALVGGIDYAKSNFNRATQSERQPGSSFKPFIYQIALDLGYSPMSKVADISRVFENVNRSEEDKDWKPKNYGGNFEGYITLKHALRQSRNLATINLLNSIGLDVVQQKLSYFGFNNIPQNLSIALGSFGVSLINFSEYYSMFAGLGEQSKSRLIKSIESTNGTLTTYEQESSKIIDPQQAYLMIDMLKDVVNAGTGRNAKVEGIEVAGKTGTTNNNVDAWFCGFTPEVQAIIWYGNDNNLPMRKIEGGGRTAAPVFKEFMTNYIAAFPQTKRKFETPNGVYHKIYEGIDEIYTSTSPLPSQKTDAISTQESDGLIF; this is encoded by the coding sequence ATGAAGCATATTTTTGGCTTTTTTACTATAATTGCAATTGCGATATTTGCAGCTCTTATATATTTTTACTCACAAATCAGAGTAGATATATCTGCCATAGTAGAGTATAAACCAAAACTAACAACTCAAATTTTTGACAGAAATGGAGACCTTGTAGCTAATGTTTTTGACGAAGAAAATAGACAATATGCAAAATATCAAGAGATACCTCCAAGAGTTGTCGAAGCATTAGTCGCAGTTGAAGATACAAGCTTTTTTGAGCATGGAGGTATAAATGTAGAAGCTATTTTTAGAGCAGCCATAAAAGATATAAAAGCAATGTCATTAGTGGAAGGAGCCTCCACTTTAACTCAACAACTGATAAAAAATATGGTTCTAACACGCGATAAAAAATTTACTCGTAAATTAAAAGAGGTTATTTTAGCATTCAAGATAGAAGAAGATCTGACCAAAGAAGAAATTATCGAAAGATATCTCAATCAAGTATATTTTGGACACGGCTATTATGGTATAAAAACAGCAGCACTCGGATATTTTAAAAAAGAGTTAAATGAACTTACTATAAAAGAGACTGCTATACTAGTAGGACTCCCAAAAGCACCTAGTAACTATGATCCTACTAGACACATAGATCTATCTTTGTCACGTGCTAATGGAGTTATTACAAGACTGTATGCATTAGGCTGGATAAGTGAAAACGAATACGCTCAGGCCTTAAAAGAAACTCCTGTAGTATATGATGAGACATTAACACAAAACAGGGCTCCGTATCTAGTAGATGAAACATTAAAAGAAGCTTATAAAATATTTCCGGATATAAAATACGGTGGATATAAAATCACATTAAATGCCGATCTCAAAGTACAAGAAATAGCGCAAAATGCGCTTAAATTTGGATATAACGAGATATTAAAAAGAGATAAAAATGCAGATCAAAATTATCTAAACGGCGCTATGATAGTAACTAATCCTACAAATGGTGAAATACTAGCATTAGTCGGAGGTATCGACTACGCAAAAAGTAACTTCAACCGTGCCACGCAAAGTGAGCGCCAACCAGGATCTAGCTTCAAGCCATTCATATACCAAATCGCTCTTGATCTTGGCTACTCTCCTATGAGTAAAGTAGCAGATATATCAAGAGTATTTGAAAATGTAAATAGAAGCGAAGAGGATAAAGACTGGAAACCAAAAAATTATGGTGGAAATTTTGAAGGATACATAACTCTTAAACATGCTTTAAGACAGTCTCGTAATTTAGCCACCATAAATCTTTTAAATTCTATAGGATTAGACGTAGTTCAGCAAAAACTTTCATATTTTGGTTTTAATAATATACCTCAAAATCTTTCAATAGCACTTGGAAGTTTTGGAGTAAGCCTTATAAACTTTAGCGAATATTACTCAATGTTCGCAGGTTTAGGAGAGCAGAGCAAATCAAGGCTAATAAAATCCATCGAAAGCACAAACGGCACATTAACAACATATGAGCAAGAAAGTTCTAAAATCATAGATCCTCAGCAGGCGTATTTAATGATAGATATGCTAAAAGATGTCGTAAATGCCGGAACCGGGCGAAATGCAAAAGTTGAAGGTATAGAAGTAGCAGGAAAGACAGGAACTACAAATAATAACGTAGATGCGTGGTTTTGCGGATTTACTCCTGAAGTCCAAGCCATTATCTGGTATGGAAACGATAATAATCTACCTATGAGAAAAATAGAAGGTGGCGGAAGAACCGCAGCTCCTGTATTCAAGGAGTTTATGACAAATTATATAGCAGCATTTCCTCAAACTAAACGTAAATTTGAAACCCCAAATGGAGTATATCATAAAATTTATGAAGGCATAGATGAAATATATACAAGTACTTCTCCACTGCCTTCACAAAAAACAGATGCAATCTCTACTCAAGAGAGCGATGGGTTAATATTTTAA
- the maf gene encoding septum formation inhibitor Maf — MIILASSSPSRANILSQFNIEFKQIIMEYDESSIPKTSAKSYSMNVVTEKSKQFFSKFKDEFANVLFADSSVICNNIILNKAKDIDEARWMLNLQSGNFTSVYTAMKFFGNKFCIDMLSVATYKFNIFDKDDMQNYLSSGLWQKKAGAMMIEGFNEKYIQKSYGNKQTAMGLDIKSLKVFL, encoded by the coding sequence ATGATTATACTGGCTTCTAGTTCTCCTTCAAGAGCGAATATACTATCTCAGTTCAATATAGAATTTAAACAAATTATCATGGAATATGACGAAAGCTCCATACCAAAAACATCGGCAAAATCATACTCTATGAATGTTGTTACAGAAAAATCAAAGCAGTTTTTTTCTAAATTTAAAGATGAATTTGCAAATGTTTTATTTGCCGATAGTAGTGTTATTTGCAATAATATTATACTAAATAAAGCAAAAGATATAGACGAAGCAAGATGGATGTTAAACTTGCAAAGCGGTAACTTTACTAGCGTATATACAGCGATGAAGTTTTTTGGGAATAAATTTTGCATAGATATGCTTAGCGTTGCTACGTATAAATTTAATATTTTTGATAAAGACGATATGCAAAACTATCTAAGTAGTGGTCTTTGGCAAAAAAAGGCGGGAGCTATGATGATAGAAGGATTTAATGAAAAATATATACAAAAAAGCTATGGTAATAAACAAACTGCCATGGGACTTGATATAAAGAGTTTAAAGGTATTTTTATGA
- a CDS encoding AEC family transporter: MEYIFNALLPICLIISTGYFFKSIKFPSTEFWPKMDKFTYYVLMPCLLIYELGSVDLDIKSTINIVFSSLSSLGIMLVILVLLNLIIRFKNAEFTSVVQGGIRFNTYVFLALTSAIYGKDGLVVAAIIIAFAIPFVNILCISIFAIYIKNGKFSMQNFIKTIVKNPLIVACIVGYILNLANAYIPTFIFKSLSIVSHAALPMGLLSVGVGFELRSISSAKKEILVSSFAKLVLLPIIAYLLAKLMGANGLYLAVATLYAAMPTAPTSHILSRELGGDVNLMSSITTFEILLSMATLFVIIPMLGSM, from the coding sequence ATGGAATATATATTTAATGCGCTCTTGCCTATTTGTCTGATAATAAGCACTGGGTATTTTTTTAAAAGTATCAAATTTCCATCTACTGAGTTTTGGCCTAAGATGGATAAATTTACGTATTATGTTTTAATGCCCTGTTTGCTGATATATGAGCTAGGAAGCGTGGATCTGGATATAAAAAGTACTATAAATATAGTATTTTCTTCACTTAGCTCCCTTGGAATAATGCTAGTTATATTGGTGCTTTTAAATTTAATAATCCGCTTTAAAAACGCCGAATTCACGTCCGTCGTACAAGGCGGAATCAGATTTAACACATACGTATTTTTAGCTCTTACATCTGCGATATACGGTAAAGACGGCTTAGTTGTCGCAGCCATAATTATAGCGTTTGCGATACCTTTTGTAAATATACTTTGCATATCAATTTTTGCCATATACATCAAAAACGGCAAGTTTTCTATGCAAAACTTCATAAAAACGATAGTAAAAAATCCACTTATAGTTGCTTGTATAGTCGGATATATCTTAAATTTAGCAAATGCCTATATACCTACTTTTATCTTTAAAAGTCTTTCTATAGTAAGTCACGCCGCATTGCCTATGGGGCTTTTATCTGTGGGTGTAGGCTTTGAGCTAAGATCGATAAGCTCGGCCAAAAAAGAGATCTTAGTAAGCTCATTTGCAAAACTAGTGTTGCTGCCTATCATAGCGTATTTGCTAGCTAAACTCATGGGAGCAAACGGTTTATATCTAGCGGTGGCTACTTTATACGCTGCGATGCCTACAGCTCCGACGTCTCACATACTATCAAGAGAGCTTGGTGGAGATGTAAATTTGATGAGTTCTATCACAACTTTTGAAATTTTACTCTCTATGGCGACGCTTTTTGTTATCATACCGATGCTTGGATCTATGTAG
- the rimM gene encoding ribosome maturation factor RimM (Essential for efficient processing of 16S rRNA), producing the protein MKSDFVEVCILGKTVGLKGALKLHDRSDFPNQFKKGAKFYDINSKEFVIKSYDRNNNLVIFENYDSIDLAKTLVNYILYRSINDTIRDCKLAKDEFFYFDIIGCNVFEDKILLGEVIDILEVGAGFLFSIKTEGDLVKAGLNSNFYIPYNDNFTQNIDIKSKKIQVKNSLDILKNS; encoded by the coding sequence TTGAAGAGTGATTTTGTAGAGGTTTGCATACTTGGAAAGACTGTTGGTTTAAAAGGGGCTTTAAAGCTCCATGACCGCAGTGATTTTCCTAATCAATTTAAAAAGGGTGCTAAATTCTATGATATAAATAGTAAAGAATTTGTCATAAAAAGTTATGATAGAAATAACAATCTGGTAATTTTTGAAAATTATGATAGCATAGATCTTGCTAAAACGCTTGTGAATTATATCTTATACAGAAGTATTAATGATACTATAAGAGATTGTAAGCTCGCAAAAGATGAATTTTTCTATTTTGATATCATAGGTTGTAATGTTTTTGAAGATAAAATTTTGCTCGGAGAGGTAATAGATATATTAGAAGTTGGAGCTGGATTTTTATTCAGTATAAAAACAGAGGGCGATCTCGTAAAAGCCGGTTTAAATTCCAATTTTTATATACCTTACAATGATAATTTTACTCAAAATATAGATATAAAATCTAAAAAAATTCAGGTTAAAAATTCGTTAGATATATTAAAAAATTCATAA
- a CDS encoding AraC family ligand binding domain-containing protein, with translation MEKIVFNTTSFDGVKAIKLVETNFSKEIRISMQSGSIMAEHKAPATIIVQVLKGSIMFYVNEKESRLDEFDLITLDANIPHSLEALSDSIIRLSLAKSDSESRVFNVTNLKH, from the coding sequence ATGGAAAAAATAGTATTTAATACAACATCTTTTGATGGCGTAAAAGCAATAAAACTAGTCGAAACTAATTTTAGCAAAGAGATTAGAATATCTATGCAAAGTGGATCTATAATGGCCGAACATAAAGCTCCAGCTACTATCATAGTGCAGGTTTTGAAAGGCTCTATTATGTTCTATGTAAATGAAAAAGAAAGTAGGCTTGATGAGTTTGATCTCATAACTCTTGATGCGAATATTCCACATTCTTTAGAAGCTTTAAGTGACTCTATAATTAGACTTAGTTTGGCTAAATCTGATAGTGAAAGTCGTGTTTTTAATGTTACAAATTTAAAACATTAA
- a CDS encoding KH domain-containing protein, which translates to MVEEFLKEYAKLIADCPELIKTEKIHLGENFDEIIIYASKSDTGRLIGKDGKMINAIKTVIIGCKAKDPTSYRITVKAIEE; encoded by the coding sequence ATGGTAGAAGAATTTTTAAAAGAGTACGCAAAACTCATAGCCGATTGTCCTGAGCTGATAAAAACCGAAAAAATACATCTTGGTGAAAATTTCGATGAGATAATTATATATGCGAGTAAATCCGATACGGGTAGACTTATAGGCAAAGACGGAAAAATGATAAATGCTATTAAAACAGTGATTATAGGCTGCAAAGCAAAAGATCCAACATCATATAGAATTACGGTAAAAGCTATTGAAGAGTGA
- the ffh gene encoding signal recognition particle protein, with the protein MFELIGESLKSAVNKLKFVDDEKALKNALDTLKKALLKADVHHKVTKELVNLVESDLKKTSIGQKQFLDSIKSNLTSILTAPNDGNKGSGFVYASNPPTVVLMAGLQGGGKTTTTVKLANYLKVRKKKVLIAACDLQRLAAVEQLRQLCTANELELFYMENENDPIKVAKNALQKAKNELYDVLLVDTAGRLAIDETLMSQIKDIKSTINPHEIFYVADAMSGQDGVKTAASFNEALGITGVILSKFDADTKGGVAIGIAKQINIPLRFVGVGEKPADLESFIPDRIVGRIMGEGDLATLAEKTSTIIDEKEAKRLNKKIKKGEFNFNDFLAQLESVKKLGSMKSLIGMIPGLGNMANQIKDIDLDNSKEIKHIKAMIDSMTPKERENPDLLNNARKRRIAAGAGIGQIEVNKFLKQFSNAAKLAKRFSNKDSMKGFASMMANSNRPR; encoded by the coding sequence GTGTTTGAACTTATAGGTGAATCATTAAAATCAGCTGTTAATAAACTTAAATTTGTCGATGATGAAAAGGCGCTTAAAAATGCGCTTGATACCCTAAAAAAAGCACTTTTAAAAGCAGATGTTCATCACAAAGTTACTAAAGAATTAGTGAATTTAGTAGAATCCGACCTTAAAAAGACTTCAATTGGTCAAAAACAATTTTTAGATAGCATTAAATCAAATTTAACAAGTATTTTAACTGCTCCAAACGACGGAAATAAAGGTAGCGGCTTTGTTTATGCGAGTAATCCTCCAACCGTAGTTTTGATGGCCGGACTTCAAGGTGGCGGAAAGACGACTACGACCGTAAAACTAGCTAATTATCTAAAAGTTCGTAAGAAAAAAGTTTTAATCGCAGCTTGCGACTTGCAGCGTTTAGCCGCAGTTGAGCAATTGCGTCAGCTTTGCACCGCAAATGAGCTTGAGCTATTTTATATGGAAAATGAAAACGATCCTATAAAAGTAGCTAAAAATGCCTTACAAAAAGCAAAAAACGAGTTGTATGACGTTCTTTTAGTCGATACCGCAGGTCGTCTTGCTATAGATGAAACTCTTATGAGTCAGATAAAAGATATTAAATCAACTATAAATCCGCATGAGATATTTTACGTAGCTGATGCTATGAGCGGACAAGACGGCGTAAAAACTGCTGCTAGCTTTAATGAGGCGCTTGGCATAACAGGCGTGATTTTAAGTAAATTTGACGCTGATACAAAAGGCGGCGTTGCTATTGGCATAGCAAAACAGATAAATATTCCGCTTAGATTTGTCGGTGTAGGTGAAAAACCGGCGGATCTAGAGAGCTTTATACCAGATAGAATCGTCGGTCGTATAATGGGCGAGGGCGATTTGGCAACGCTTGCTGAAAAAACAAGCACGATAATAGATGAAAAAGAAGCAAAAAGATTAAACAAAAAAATCAAAAAGGGTGAGTTTAATTTTAATGACTTTTTAGCTCAGCTTGAGAGTGTTAAAAAACTTGGAAGTATGAAAAGCCTTATAGGGATGATACCGGGTCTTGGAAATATGGCAAATCAGATAAAAGATATAGATCTTGATAATAGCAAAGAGATAAAACATATAAAAGCTATGATAGATTCTATGACTCCAAAAGAGCGTGAAAATCCGGATCTTTTAAATAATGCTAGAAAGCGTAGAATTGCAGCTGGAGCAGGAATAGGTCAGATAGAAGTAAATAAATTTTTAAAACAGTTTAGCAATGCAGCAAAACTTGCTAAAAGATTTTCAAATAAAGACAGCATGAAAGGATTTGCTTCTATGATGGCAAATTCAAATCGCCCTAGATAA
- a CDS encoding alkylphosphonate utilization protein: MAKDSNQNELNNADSVTVIKDLKIKGASATIKRGTTVKNIKLISKDNEVECKIPGIGTVVLKTEFLKKI, encoded by the coding sequence ATGGCTAAAGATAGCAATCAAAATGAACTAAACAATGCAGATAGCGTAACTGTTATCAAAGATTTGAAAATAAAAGGTGCCAGCGCCACTATAAAACGCGGTACAACTGTAAAAAACATCAAACTTATAAGCAAAGATAATGAAGTCGAATGCAAGATACCGGGTATAGGAACAGTTGTTTTAAAAACGGAATTTCTAAAGAAAATTTAA
- the alaS gene encoding alanine--tRNA ligase, whose amino-acid sequence MDIRKEYLDFFKSKGHEIIASAPLVPDDATLLFTNAGMVPFKSIFTGDVPRPNPPIRTSCQTCIRAGGKHNDLDNVGYTARHHTFFEMLGNFSFGEYFKKDAISYAWEFVTEVLKLPKDKLYVTVHEKDDEAYELWQKFIQKDRIYRFGDKDNFWAMGDTGPCGPCSEIFYDQGSEHFNSDEDYMGGDGDRFLEIWNLVFMQFERSKDGTMTPLPKPSIDTGMGLERVTAIKEDKFSNYDSSLFMPLINEVAKLCHKQYEYKTGASYRVISDHIRSVTFLLAQGVNFDKEGRGYVLRRILRRAVRHGYLLGIKEPFMYKLVDKVVELMGEHYSYLKEKKEYVKELIKLEEERFLATIVAGLDLFNEELAKTSSNVFSGEVAFKLYDTYGFPLDLTADMLREKGLSVDEAKFDALMNEQKARAKASWKGSGDAAKESGDFKTLLEEFGENKFIGYDNLKSSSKVLALLNSEFKRVNELKNGEIGYVMLDSTPFYAQSGGQCGDTGMLGENQALDTKKYFGLNLSMIEAKNSIKIGDIVLCEVSLNRLEIRRHHSATHLLQAALRNVLGAHIAQAGSSVEADKLRFDFSHPKPVTKEELEKIENFVNEAILKGAPAKIEIMDIQNAKKSGAIALFGEKYADKVRVLTLGPSKELCGGTHVENLNEIGSFFIVRESGVSAGVRRIEAVCSKAALELSKEFRKEINDIKDSLKGVDPLLSIKKLKDEIKSLQNDLKNASNTKDLDVKDINGVKVVVSKFDGDIKSKIDELKNKFDKVVVFLAGVKDGKVSLGSGSKNTSIKAGELVKTVAPIVGGGGGGRDDFATAGGKDESKIDEALNAATKFISEKL is encoded by the coding sequence ATGGATATTAGAAAAGAATATTTGGATTTTTTTAAAAGCAAAGGACATGAGATTATAGCATCGGCTCCCCTAGTACCAGATGATGCGACCTTACTTTTTACAAATGCTGGAATGGTACCTTTTAAAAGTATTTTTACAGGAGACGTTCCAAGACCAAATCCGCCTATTCGTACAAGCTGTCAAACCTGCATAAGGGCCGGCGGAAAACACAATGATTTAGACAATGTTGGTTATACAGCGCGCCACCATACTTTTTTCGAGATGCTGGGAAATTTCAGCTTTGGCGAATACTTTAAAAAAGACGCCATATCTTACGCGTGGGAGTTTGTCACAGAAGTGTTAAAGTTACCAAAAGACAAACTTTATGTTACGGTTCATGAAAAAGACGACGAAGCGTATGAATTATGGCAAAAATTTATACAAAAAGATAGAATTTACCGCTTTGGAGATAAAGATAACTTCTGGGCCATGGGTGATACTGGACCTTGTGGACCTTGTAGTGAGATATTTTATGATCAAGGAAGTGAGCATTTTAACAGCGATGAAGACTATATGGGTGGTGATGGAGATAGATTTTTAGAAATTTGGAATCTTGTATTTATGCAGTTTGAAAGAAGCAAAGACGGCACTATGACTCCTCTTCCAAAGCCTTCTATAGACACAGGAATGGGGCTTGAGAGAGTTACGGCTATAAAAGAAGATAAATTTAGCAACTACGACAGCTCGCTATTTATGCCTCTTATTAACGAAGTTGCAAAGCTTTGTCATAAGCAGTACGAGTATAAAACAGGAGCTAGCTATAGAGTGATCAGCGATCATATCCGCTCTGTTACGTTTTTACTAGCTCAAGGCGTAAATTTTGACAAAGAAGGACGCGGATATGTATTAAGACGTATATTAAGAAGAGCCGTTCGCCACGGATACTTACTTGGTATAAAAGAACCGTTTATGTATAAACTAGTTGATAAAGTAGTAGAGCTAATGGGCGAACACTACTCGTATCTAAAAGAGAAAAAAGAGTATGTAAAAGAGCTTATAAAACTTGAAGAAGAGAGATTTTTAGCTACTATAGTAGCGGGGCTTGATCTATTTAACGAAGAGCTAGCAAAAACCTCTAGCAACGTCTTTAGCGGCGAAGTAGCATTTAAACTATACGATACTTACGGATTTCCGCTTGATCTAACTGCTGATATGTTAAGAGAAAAAGGACTTAGCGTAGACGAAGCTAAATTTGACGCTCTTATGAATGAGCAAAAAGCACGCGCAAAAGCTAGCTGGAAAGGTAGCGGAGACGCCGCAAAAGAGAGCGGAGACTTTAAAACCTTACTTGAAGAATTTGGAGAAAATAAATTTATAGGATATGATAATCTAAAAAGCAGCAGCAAAGTTTTAGCACTTTTAAATAGCGAATTTAAAAGAGTAAATGAGTTAAAAAACGGTGAAATCGGATACGTGATGCTAGACTCTACTCCATTTTATGCACAAAGCGGCGGACAGTGTGGAGACACCGGTATGTTAGGTGAAAATCAAGCTCTTGATACTAAAAAGTATTTCGGTCTAAATTTAAGCATGATAGAAGCAAAAAACAGCATAAAAATAGGCGATATAGTACTTTGTGAAGTTAGCTTAAATAGACTAGAGATTCGCCGTCACCACTCAGCCACTCACCTACTTCAAGCAGCACTTAGAAACGTCTTAGGTGCTCATATAGCTCAAGCCGGAAGTAGCGTAGAAGCCGATAAGCTTAGATTTGACTTCTCTCATCCAAAACCAGTAACAAAAGAAGAATTAGAAAAAATCGAAAATTTCGTAAATGAAGCGATCTTAAAAGGTGCACCAGCAAAGATAGAAATTATGGATATACAAAATGCTAAGAAAAGCGGAGCTATAGCTCTATTTGGTGAAAAATACGCAGATAAAGTCAGGGTATTAACACTTGGCCCATCAAAAGAGCTTTGTGGAGGAACTCACGTAGAAAATTTAAATGAGATAGGAAGTTTTTTTATCGTCCGTGAAAGCGGAGTAAGCGCAGGAGTAAGGCGTATAGAAGCGGTTTGTTCTAAAGCGGCACTTGAGCTATCAAAAGAGTTCAGAAAAGAGATAAACGATATAAAAGATAGTTTAAAAGGTGTAGATCCGTTGCTTTCTATAAAAAAGCTAAAAGATGAGATAAAATCACTTCAAAACGATCTAAAAAACGCTTCAAATACAAAAGATTTAGACGTGAAAGATATAAACGGCGTAAAGGTTGTAGTATCTAAATTTGATGGAGATATAAAAAGCAAAATAGATGAACTAAAAAATAAATTTGATAAAGTAGTCGTATTTTTAGCCGGTGTAAAAGACGGCAAAGTAAGCTTAGGATCAGGAAGCAAAAACACAAGCATAAAAGCCGGAGAATTAGTAAAAACAGTGGCTCCTATAGTCGGTGGAGGCGGAGGCGGAAGAGATGATTTTGCCACTGCCGGAGGTAAAGATGAAAGCAAAATAGACGAAGCTCTAAATGCTGCTACTAAATTTATAAGTGAGAAACTTTGA
- the rplS gene encoding 50S ribosomal protein L19: MRNKYIEAFENAQIENKSVPDFRAGDTLRIAIRIKEGDKTRVQNFEGICIARRGSGSGETFIIRKIGANSVGVERIFPIYSESLESITVLRRGRIRRSKLFYLRDRRGKAARIKELKK, encoded by the coding sequence ATGAGAAACAAATACATAGAAGCATTTGAAAATGCTCAAATTGAAAACAAGTCTGTGCCTGATTTTCGTGCTGGCGATACTTTAAGAATTGCTATTCGTATCAAAGAAGGCGATAAAACTAGAGTTCAGAATTTTGAAGGTATCTGTATAGCTAGACGCGGTAGCGGTTCTGGGGAGACTTTTATCATCAGAAAAATAGGTGCAAATAGTGTTGGAGTTGAGAGAATTTTCCCTATTTATAGCGAAAGTTTAGAGAGTATTACGGTTCTTAGAAGAGGACGTATAAGAAGATCTAAGCTATTTTATCTAAGAGATAGACGCGGTAAAGCTGCAAGAATTAAAGAACTTAAAAAATAA
- the rpsP gene encoding 30S ribosomal protein S16 — protein MATVVRLTRMGRNKRPFYRIVVTDSRKRRDSGWIESIGYYNPMVEPEVVKVDADRLAYWKSVGAKLSDRVARITK, from the coding sequence ATGGCAACAGTAGTTAGACTAACAAGAATGGGACGTAATAAAAGACCATTTTATCGTATAGTTGTTACAGATAGTAGAAAAAGACGTGATAGCGGTTGGATAGAGAGCATAGGATACTATAATCCAATGGTAGAACCAGAGGTTGTTAAAGTTGATGCTGATAGGCTTGCGTATTGGAAAAGTGTTGGTGCAAAACTTAGCGACAGAGTTGCTCGAATAACAAAATAA
- the trmD gene encoding tRNA (guanosine(37)-N1)-methyltransferase TrmD → MQFNFITIFPNLIKPYFDDSILSRAIKSSIIKLNFINPRDFSADKHLKVDDYMIAGGAGLLMKAQPVFDAIDSLDSTHIIYLTPAGKKFTQNDAKRLSKFENITFICGRYEGIDERIIEEKVNEVFCIGDFIMTGGELGALCMCDAITRNLNGVLGNPNSLDIESFEYGMLESPSFTKPNVYNGLSVISAFLKGNHGRINALKNNMALCKTRFFRPDLYQKLRSPKKQKEKR, encoded by the coding sequence ATGCAGTTTAACTTTATAACTATATTCCCAAATTTAATTAAACCGTACTTTGATGACTCCATACTTTCAAGGGCGATCAAGAGTAGTATTATAAAGTTAAACTTCATAAATCCAAGAGATTTTAGCGCAGATAAGCATTTAAAAGTAGATGATTATATGATAGCTGGAGGTGCAGGGCTTCTTATGAAAGCTCAGCCCGTATTTGATGCTATTGACTCATTGGATAGTACTCACATTATCTATCTTACTCCAGCAGGTAAAAAATTTACTCAAAATGACGCAAAAAGACTATCTAAATTTGAAAATATTACTTTTATTTGCGGAAGATACGAGGGTATTGATGAGAGAATTATAGAAGAAAAAGTTAATGAGGTATTTTGTATAGGTGATTTTATAATGACCGGCGGGGAGCTTGGAGCACTTTGTATGTGCGATGCTATCACAAGAAATCTTAATGGAGTTTTAGGCAATCCGAATTCGCTTGACATCGAGAGTTTTGAGTATGGAATGCTAGAATCTCCGAGTTTTACTAAGCCAAACGTATATAATGGTTTGAGCGTTATTTCAGCTTTTTTAAAGGGTAATCATGGTAGAATCAACGCTTTGAAAAACAATATGGCGTTGTGTAAAACTAGGTTCTTCCGCCCTGATTTATATCAAAAACTCAGATCGCCAAAAAAACAGAAGGAAAAAAGATGA